Proteins found in one Sporosarcina jeotgali genomic segment:
- a CDS encoding GNAT family N-acetyltransferase, with translation MFTLPVSETVSLKLLEQEDAAELFFLVNESRTHLREWLPWVDGALSPESYRPVIEMWLKQFAEHNGFQAGILYNGEIAGMIGFHKIDWMNKSTSLGYWIGERFQGNGIMTDAVRAMIDYAFSIYKLNRVEIRCGTANAKSRAIPERLNFHLEGIQRDAEFLYDHFHDLAVYSILARDWN, from the coding sequence ATGTTTACCTTACCTGTTTCAGAAACGGTTTCACTGAAGTTGCTAGAACAAGAAGATGCTGCAGAACTGTTCTTTCTGGTCAATGAATCAAGGACGCATTTAAGAGAATGGCTTCCATGGGTAGACGGCGCACTCTCTCCGGAAAGCTACCGCCCGGTTATTGAAATGTGGCTGAAACAGTTCGCAGAGCACAATGGCTTTCAGGCTGGGATTCTTTATAATGGAGAAATCGCCGGGATGATCGGATTCCACAAAATTGATTGGATGAATAAAAGTACCAGTTTAGGTTATTGGATCGGGGAACGTTTTCAAGGGAATGGCATCATGACAGACGCAGTTCGCGCAATGATTGACTATGCATTTTCAATCTATAAACTAAATCGCGTTGAGATTCGTTGCGGTACAGCGAACGCAAAGAGCCGTGCCATTCCAGAAAGACTCAACTTTCATCTTGAAGGAATACAGCGGGATGCTGAGTTTCTGTATGATCATTTTCATGATTTGGCTGTTTACAGTATTCTTGCGCGGGATTGGAACTAA
- a CDS encoding DinB family protein — translation MVFEGNNKIRKKILQAVQGLTNEELNRKPANGGWSPKQILEHLSLMEALIASNVAKELKNPESPKAMKKPISISTNRIIKVEAPGRTVPSDTFKTLCEMKQELHNSRLYLLDVYDSSNKESLMKKSFKHPIFGQIPLCQWFPFVGLHEKRHLKQLRDTIESLQLKKAI, via the coding sequence ATGGTTTTTGAAGGCAATAATAAAATACGCAAGAAAATTTTACAAGCAGTCCAAGGACTGACGAATGAGGAACTCAATCGGAAACCTGCCAATGGCGGCTGGTCACCGAAACAAATCCTCGAGCATCTCTCGCTCATGGAAGCGCTCATCGCTTCAAATGTGGCAAAGGAATTAAAGAATCCAGAAAGCCCAAAAGCGATGAAAAAGCCGATTTCCATTTCAACCAACCGTATTATTAAAGTAGAAGCTCCAGGACGAACAGTTCCTTCTGATACATTTAAGACGCTTTGCGAGATGAAGCAGGAATTACACAATTCCCGGTTATATTTACTCGATGTATATGACAGCAGCAACAAAGAATCACTTATGAAAAAGTCATTCAAGCATCCGATTTTTGGACAAATTCCATTGTGTCAATGGTTCCCATTCGTAGGATTGCATGAGAAGCGCCACCTGAAACAGTTGCGCGATACGATTGAATCGCTGCAATTAAAAAAAGCAATCTAA
- a CDS encoding PCYCGC motif-containing (lipo)protein: MKKRLMPILAILMMVLAACSGKTATEQHHDESPALAVGEEKQLPNGDLKQVTASAEQQPEFLDDKSENLQLVYQVAGHAEDILKYMPCYCGCADSADHDNNLNCFVDEIRKDGSVVWDDHGTRCDVCVEIAIKSVKMAQEGKSLKEIRATIDSDYKTGYARPTDTPMPS, encoded by the coding sequence ATGAAAAAACGTCTCATGCCGATCTTAGCGATACTTATGATGGTTCTCGCTGCATGCAGTGGGAAAACGGCTACAGAACAGCACCACGATGAATCTCCAGCGCTTGCTGTAGGTGAAGAGAAGCAGCTTCCCAATGGTGACTTAAAGCAAGTCACTGCTTCTGCAGAACAACAGCCTGAATTTCTCGATGACAAATCGGAGAATCTTCAACTTGTTTATCAAGTAGCAGGTCATGCAGAAGATATTTTGAAATACATGCCTTGCTATTGCGGGTGTGCAGACAGTGCAGATCACGACAACAACTTGAACTGTTTTGTGGATGAAATCCGCAAAGACGGTTCTGTCGTCTGGGATGACCATGGCACGCGCTGTGACGTCTGTGTAGAAATCGCAATCAAGTCTGTGAAGATGGCGCAAGAAGGTAAATCTTTAAAAGAGATTCGAGCGACAATCGATTCAGATTATAAAACAGGGTACGCGCGTCCAACTGATACGCCAATGCCATCATAA
- a CDS encoding diphthine--ammonia ligase encodes MNKKFVASWSGGKDSAMAVYKAGQNDGKLTRVWTMFEEEADRSRSHALPESVIRAQAERMGVPFMKRQASWATYEQEFIGAMKESTQAGIDCGVFGDIDLEDHRTWVQQACEKAGMTAWHPLWLIPRRQLLEEFIAAGFEAYIIVVDTNRMPERFLGERFTIEVMDELDALGIDSCGESGEFHTVVANGPIFSERVPLTFGNRIEKDNYVFLPTSCEVKR; translated from the coding sequence ATGAACAAAAAATTCGTAGCTTCTTGGAGCGGAGGGAAAGACTCTGCGATGGCTGTGTACAAAGCAGGACAGAATGATGGCAAGCTCACACGGGTCTGGACGATGTTTGAGGAAGAGGCCGATCGTTCTAGATCGCATGCCCTGCCAGAATCAGTGATCCGTGCACAAGCTGAGCGCATGGGTGTACCTTTCATGAAGCGGCAAGCGTCCTGGGCAACCTATGAACAAGAGTTTATCGGAGCGATGAAAGAAAGCACGCAAGCAGGTATTGACTGCGGTGTCTTTGGCGATATCGATTTAGAAGACCATCGGACTTGGGTACAGCAGGCGTGCGAAAAGGCAGGCATGACGGCGTGGCATCCGCTATGGCTAATTCCAAGAAGACAATTGCTTGAGGAATTCATCGCCGCAGGATTTGAAGCGTATATTATTGTAGTCGACACGAATCGGATGCCGGAACGATTCCTTGGAGAGCGATTTACGATTGAAGTGATGGATGAACTTGACGCTCTTGGAATCGATAGTTGTGGAGAGTCCGGAGAATTCCATACAGTCGTTGCAAATGGACCGATTTTCAGTGAACGGGTCCCATTAACGTTCGGAAACCGAATTGAAAAAGACAATTATGTTTTTCTGCCAACTAGTTGTGAGGTAAAACGCTGA
- a CDS encoding MFS transporter has protein sequence MAAEKTSKVNIGFVILLVGVFMAALDNGIISAALTTINTSFDVSATQGSWGITLYTLGLAVMTPIVGKLADRYGRKKLFLIEIAIFTVGSLGVALSPNFELFLAARLFQSFGGGGIFIIASSHVLSTFTKEKQGSMLGLLGGMNGIASVVGPNIGSFLIDITGNWHWLFIINVPIGIALVIVGFFSLEETKSYVMSKIDFLGISLLSFSILSVMFAINNVGRGGSFTEAIVKWSVLGLLVLGILIFAALIFVEKRNEQGDTIDPILPYSLLRKPTYAMTMVMGLLSGTFIGAIIFIPSFAQQILGISAAKSGYWMTPLALASGIGAGGGGYFVDKKGPVPTLIFAGIVGIIGFGGLGFFVDTKLLFIVFSVIAGIGFGFVLGAPLTVLTSNAAGNQKGSAIGTLSVARQVGLTISPAFFAAFIQMGFSKIGDLIPQKLQDHGIDPNTLPEGALEDLQGSSYGELQSKIDQIPAPEVRDALHEAFQQAAHSAYQPIYLTTAVMALLIIIIAVAFSKQYKKDAIESDRLEEQSQHPSDTVKK, from the coding sequence ATGGCAGCAGAAAAAACATCCAAAGTGAATATTGGCTTTGTTATTTTGTTGGTAGGTGTGTTCATGGCAGCACTTGATAACGGGATTATCAGTGCGGCGCTAACAACCATCAACACCTCATTTGACGTAAGTGCTACACAAGGATCTTGGGGGATTACTCTATATACGCTGGGTCTCGCTGTAATGACACCTATTGTCGGCAAGCTCGCTGACCGGTATGGACGAAAAAAACTTTTCCTCATCGAAATTGCGATTTTCACCGTCGGATCACTGGGAGTGGCACTTAGCCCGAACTTCGAGCTATTCCTCGCAGCCCGCTTATTCCAATCATTTGGAGGCGGCGGTATTTTCATCATCGCAAGTTCTCATGTACTAAGTACATTTACGAAAGAAAAACAAGGCAGCATGCTCGGACTTTTAGGAGGCATGAACGGGATCGCATCCGTTGTCGGACCTAACATCGGGAGCTTCCTTATCGATATCACAGGAAACTGGCATTGGCTGTTTATCATCAACGTTCCTATTGGAATCGCGCTTGTCATAGTCGGCTTCTTCTCATTGGAAGAAACAAAATCGTATGTAATGTCTAAAATTGACTTCCTCGGAATTTCGCTCTTGTCATTTTCTATATTGAGCGTCATGTTCGCCATTAATAACGTTGGCCGCGGGGGTTCCTTCACAGAAGCAATTGTAAAATGGAGTGTACTTGGACTTCTAGTTCTCGGCATCCTAATTTTCGCAGCGCTCATCTTTGTTGAAAAACGGAACGAACAGGGTGATACAATCGACCCGATCCTTCCCTACAGCTTACTTCGCAAGCCTACGTATGCGATGACTATGGTGATGGGATTATTATCAGGGACATTTATCGGTGCGATTATTTTCATTCCCTCATTTGCACAGCAGATTCTCGGGATTTCAGCGGCGAAATCAGGTTATTGGATGACACCGCTTGCTTTAGCGTCAGGGATCGGTGCAGGTGGCGGCGGTTATTTTGTGGATAAAAAAGGACCTGTTCCCACGCTGATATTTGCTGGAATTGTCGGGATCATCGGATTTGGCGGACTTGGATTTTTTGTAGATACTAAATTACTATTCATTGTATTCTCTGTCATTGCAGGGATTGGTTTCGGGTTTGTTCTCGGTGCTCCATTAACCGTCCTGACTTCGAATGCTGCAGGCAATCAAAAAGGTTCAGCGATTGGAACATTATCTGTAGCCAGGCAAGTCGGATTGACGATTTCACCGGCATTTTTTGCAGCCTTCATTCAAATGGGGTTCAGTAAAATTGGAGATCTCATTCCACAAAAATTGCAGGACCACGGAATTGACCCGAACACGCTTCCTGAAGGGGCACTGGAAGACTTGCAAGGTTCAAGTTATGGAGAACTTCAATCGAAAATCGATCAAATCCCTGCGCCAGAAGTTCGTGACGCACTTCATGAGGCATTCCAGCAAGCTGCCCATTCAGCCTACCAGCCAATCTATTTAACAACCGCTGTCATGGCACTGCTCATTATCATCATTGCCGTCGCATTCAGTAAGCAATATAAAAAAGATGCCATTGAAAGTGACCGGTTAGAAGAGCAATCTCAACACCCATCCGACACAGTTAAAAAATAA
- a CDS encoding ABC transporter ATP-binding protein encodes MIRVEHIQHSFKIGKKGKERPVPVLKDLSFEVEKGSIISIVGRSGSGKSTLLHIMAGFLKPESGRITVNGTVTSDFTETQSAEFRLDQFGFIFQNFQLMPGLTTFENIELPLKLKGVSKTERTKLVRQLVQHVGLKEVQDHYPNELSGGQQQRVSIARALITNPPIIFADEPTGSLDSETEQEILALIRSLNESRGITFVIITHDDEVASIADEIYQMHDGVLKAGGMHHAI; translated from the coding sequence GTGATTCGTGTAGAACATATTCAGCATTCATTCAAAATCGGTAAAAAAGGAAAAGAGCGCCCCGTGCCCGTCCTGAAAGACCTATCATTCGAAGTCGAAAAAGGATCCATCATCTCCATTGTCGGCAGAAGTGGATCAGGGAAGTCAACACTGCTGCATATTATGGCTGGATTCTTGAAGCCTGAAAGCGGACGGATTACGGTCAATGGGACGGTGACTTCTGACTTCACTGAAACCCAAAGTGCAGAATTCCGCCTCGACCAATTCGGATTCATCTTCCAAAACTTTCAACTTATGCCCGGTCTCACGACATTCGAAAATATTGAACTTCCTTTAAAACTGAAAGGTGTCTCAAAAACGGAACGCACAAAACTCGTAAGGCAACTCGTTCAGCACGTCGGTTTGAAAGAAGTGCAAGATCATTATCCGAATGAGTTGTCTGGCGGACAGCAGCAGCGCGTCAGTATCGCCCGTGCCCTGATTACGAATCCGCCCATCATTTTTGCGGACGAGCCAACGGGCAGTCTGGACTCAGAAACTGAACAGGAAATCCTTGCGCTCATCCGTTCACTGAACGAATCCCGCGGAATTACATTCGTCATTATTACACATGACGATGAAGTGGCTTCGATTGCAGATGAGATTTATCAAATGCATGACGGCGTTTTGAAAGCAGGAGGTATGCATCATGCAATTTAA
- the fumC gene encoding class II fumarate hydratase produces MEYRIEHDTFGEIQVPADKLWGAQTQRSKQNFKIGGERIPTGVIQAFAHLKKSAAIASHSFGNLSEVKMKAIAAAANEVLEGKWDDHFPLVVWQTGSGTQSNMNMNEVLANRGNQLLEQWGEEERLHPNDDVNKSQSSNDTFPTALHVSGVIAVERELIPALEKLKKTLGDKSEAFMDIIKIGRTHLQDATPLTLGQEMSGWHQMLVKTEKMLKDSVQSMKELAIGGTAVGTGLNAPKGFGDKVAEEISKSVGIEFTSAENKFHALTSYDEVVYTHGAMKALAADLMKIANDVRWLASGPRSGIGEITIPENEPGSSIMPGKVNPTQSEALTMVVAQVMGNDATIGFAASQGNFELNVFKPVIIFNFLQTAKLLAEGMVSFNDNCAVGIEPNREEIDNKVKNSLMLVTALNPHIGYENAAKIAKMAHKEGTTLKEAALKTGLLTEDQFNEWVDPSKMTGL; encoded by the coding sequence ATGGAATACCGCATTGAACACGATACGTTTGGTGAAATTCAAGTCCCGGCGGACAAACTGTGGGGCGCACAGACACAACGCAGTAAACAAAACTTTAAAATTGGCGGAGAGCGCATTCCGACTGGCGTCATCCAAGCCTTTGCACATTTGAAAAAATCTGCAGCCATTGCAAGTCACTCATTCGGAAACCTTTCTGAAGTGAAGATGAAAGCGATCGCAGCTGCAGCCAATGAAGTACTAGAAGGCAAATGGGACGATCATTTCCCGCTCGTCGTTTGGCAAACAGGCAGTGGAACGCAATCCAACATGAATATGAACGAAGTACTCGCAAACCGCGGGAACCAGTTATTAGAACAGTGGGGCGAGGAAGAACGTTTGCATCCGAACGATGACGTGAACAAGTCACAAAGTTCAAACGATACATTCCCGACAGCCCTTCACGTGTCAGGCGTAATTGCAGTGGAGCGTGAACTTATTCCAGCACTCGAAAAACTAAAAAAGACGCTGGGCGATAAATCTGAAGCGTTCATGGATATTATCAAAATCGGTCGTACACACTTGCAAGATGCAACCCCGCTTACACTTGGACAAGAGATGAGCGGCTGGCACCAAATGCTTGTGAAAACTGAGAAAATGTTAAAAGACAGCGTGCAGTCGATGAAAGAACTTGCTATCGGCGGAACAGCTGTAGGTACGGGACTGAACGCACCAAAAGGATTCGGAGACAAAGTAGCCGAAGAAATTTCCAAGTCTGTCGGGATTGAATTCACATCAGCTGAAAACAAATTCCACGCATTGACAAGCTATGACGAAGTCGTTTACACACACGGGGCAATGAAAGCACTCGCAGCGGATCTTATGAAGATTGCCAATGACGTTCGCTGGTTAGCAAGCGGTCCGCGTTCAGGTATCGGTGAAATCACGATTCCTGAAAACGAGCCAGGCAGTTCAATTATGCCAGGTAAAGTGAACCCGACACAAAGTGAAGCGTTGACGATGGTCGTTGCTCAAGTCATGGGGAATGACGCAACAATCGGGTTTGCAGCGAGCCAAGGTAACTTTGAGCTCAACGTATTTAAACCGGTCATCATCTTCAACTTCTTGCAAACAGCAAAATTGTTAGCAGAAGGTATGGTCAGCTTCAATGACAATTGTGCAGTTGGAATTGAACCGAATCGTGAAGAAATCGACAACAAAGTGAAAAACTCACTTATGCTCGTAACTGCTCTGAATCCGCATATTGGGTATGAAAATGCCGCGAAAATCGCGAAAATGGCTCACAAAGAAGGTACAACTTTGAAGGAAGCTGCACTAAAAACAGGACTTCTAACTGAAGATCAGTTCAATGAGTGGGTTGACCCTTCAAAAATGACCGGCCTGTAA
- a CDS encoding ABC transporter permease: MQFKDQLDFVSQHIKKNKLRVFMTILAATMGTAFLIILASVGFGIQDTLKREILDNRLVTQVEVYAADLDIEKADKMKKLDHVKAVVLRQEVNAAQESALDKYTSQSGLLVTDFNEEKKAGFALAEGRLPKTKSEIVVGYDFAKNLMNEEEVEKFQNQQRDTQANDEDQAEAELPHYEGELLGKEITYEFGSYETNEFYKEPIKLTIVGIAKAPSKDFISDGKLYADASLIPELEAIYDRHKAEGSEDSLLNSNLNVYADELQNVKGITTSLKNDGYSVYSISEELEQIDVFFLALKAGLIFVGTIAILISSIGIFNTMTMAVTERTREIGVMKALGAKPKLIQRLFLLESAWIGIIGTVIAVILSYAISILANYILPLIVGAALGEGDFEELNVTFSIIPWQLVVIASAISIGVAMVSGWRPARKATQIDVIDALRREL; the protein is encoded by the coding sequence ATGCAATTTAAAGATCAGCTGGACTTTGTGAGCCAGCACATTAAAAAGAATAAACTTCGCGTCTTCATGACGATTTTAGCCGCAACCATGGGTACGGCTTTCCTTATCATCCTGGCTTCTGTCGGTTTTGGAATACAGGATACATTGAAAAGAGAGATTCTCGATAACCGTCTTGTGACTCAAGTGGAAGTCTACGCTGCAGATTTAGATATAGAGAAAGCGGACAAGATGAAAAAACTCGATCATGTGAAAGCCGTAGTTCTCAGACAAGAAGTGAATGCTGCGCAGGAATCCGCGCTGGATAAATATACGAGCCAGAGCGGTCTTCTCGTTACTGACTTTAACGAGGAAAAAAAGGCAGGATTCGCTTTAGCAGAAGGACGATTGCCAAAGACAAAATCTGAAATCGTAGTTGGATATGATTTTGCTAAGAATTTAATGAATGAAGAAGAAGTTGAGAAATTTCAAAATCAACAACGAGACACTCAAGCGAACGATGAAGATCAAGCGGAAGCCGAGTTGCCGCACTATGAAGGCGAATTACTAGGAAAGGAAATCACCTATGAATTCGGAAGCTATGAAACGAATGAATTTTACAAAGAGCCGATCAAACTCACGATTGTCGGAATAGCAAAGGCCCCTTCAAAAGACTTCATCTCTGACGGAAAATTATATGCAGATGCTTCATTAATTCCAGAGCTGGAAGCCATTTATGACCGGCATAAGGCGGAAGGAAGCGAAGACTCGCTGCTCAATTCGAACCTGAACGTTTACGCGGATGAACTGCAAAATGTAAAAGGCATCACGACTTCACTCAAAAACGATGGGTATTCTGTCTATTCCATTTCTGAAGAATTGGAACAGATTGATGTCTTTTTCCTAGCTTTAAAAGCGGGACTGATCTTTGTCGGAACCATCGCAATTTTAATTTCATCCATCGGTATATTCAATACGATGACGATGGCGGTTACGGAGCGTACGCGTGAAATCGGTGTCATGAAAGCACTCGGAGCGAAGCCGAAATTGATTCAGCGTCTATTTTTACTGGAAAGTGCATGGATTGGAATCATTGGAACCGTAATCGCGGTTATTCTGTCTTACGCCATCAGCATCCTTGCGAATTACATTTTGCCGCTCATAGTAGGAGCGGCGCTTGGAGAAGGAGATTTTGAGGAATTGAACGTCACATTCTCCATCATTCCATGGCAACTCGTTGTCATTGCATCAGCCATCAGTATCGGCGTTGCGATGGTCTCCGGCTGGCGTCCCGCACGTAAAGCAACACAAATTGACGTCATCGATGCGCTTCGCCGCGAATTGTAA